The sequence TTGCGCAATTCTTCCGTCAAGTCATCGACTTTCACACGCCACTGATCGAGCGTGTCGCGATGACGAATGGTGACCGTCTGGTCCTGCAAACTTTCGCCATCGATGGTGATACAGAACGGTGTTCCCGCTTCGTCTTGCCGACGATAGCGACGACCGACCGCCCCTTTTTCGTCGTAGAAGACGTTCCAGCTTTTCTTAAGCGTACGGTAAATATCCTGCGCCATCTCCGGCATGCCGTCCTTCTTCACCAAGGGGAAGATGGCCGCTTTGATCGGGGCGATCCGTGGGTGCAGCTTCATCACGGTACGCGTTTGCATGTTCCCCTTGTCGTCCGGAGCTTCGTCTTCGGTGAATGCTTCGCACAAAAATGCCAGCATCGCCCGATCCGCACCAGCAGAAGGTTCGATCACATGCGGCACGAAACGTTCCCCGGAGATATCATCTCGGTAGGACAAGTCTTTGCCACTACCACGATGCTTCGGCTTCCCGTCAGCATTCAACTCAACCGTCATCGGGTTGGTGGATGGATCGAGCTTGCCTTCCATGTGGCTACGCAGGTCGAAGTCACCTCGGTGAGCAATCCCTTCCAACTCGCCATATTCCCCTTCCGGCAGGAACGGGAAGGCGTATTCGATGTCGGCGGTACCAATCGAATAGTGGGCCAACTCCTCAGGCGAATGCTCACGCAAAATGAGCTTCCCCTTGTCTAACCCCATGTCCTGGTACCACTGGAAACGACGTTCGCGCCAATAGGTATACCATTCCGAAGACGAGTCGGGATGACAGAAGAACTCAATCTCCATCTGCTCGAATTCGCGCGAGCGGAAGGTGAAGTTGCGAGGCGTAATCTCGTTGCGGAAGCTTTTACCAACCTGGGCAATCCCAAACGGAACCCGCACGCGGCTGCTATCGACCACGTTCTTGAAGTTCACAAAAATCCCCTGGGCCGTTTCCGGACGCAAGAAAGCCGTGTCAGCTTCGCCACCAAGGGCACCGAGGGTCGTCTTGAACATCAAGTTGAATTCGCGTGGCTCGGTCAACGTCCCCAGCGTCTTGGCATCGGGGCCCAGGACTTGCTCGAAGTCGTCAACCGTTGTCAGCGAAACGAGCGGCCCGTCCCACTTCAGTTCGTCTGCATTCTTGGAACGCATGCCGAAGAACTTGAGGGCCTGGCGTTCGATGTCCGCTTCCGGCGATTCGGAATCGGAACCGGCCGTAGCGAAGATCTTTTTGCCCTTGGCTTCCACCCAACGACCTTGAATCTGATCGTGCCGGTATCGCTTCTTCGACTCACGGCAATCGACCATGTAATCGTGGAACAGATCGTAGTGGCCAGAGCACTTCCAGACCTGGGGGTGCATGATGATCGTGCAGTCGAGCCCCGTCATTTCATACGCGCTCGGTGCCCCGGGAAGCTGCGCCAGGTCGTCGTGCCCGGTGACCATATCTCGCCACCAGGCATCCTTGATATTCCGTTTCAGTTCAACGCCCAGCGGGCCGTAATCCCAAAATCCATTGACTCCTCCATAGATTTCGGAAGACTGAAACATGAAACCTCGTCGCTTACACAACGAGACAAGCTTTTCCATTTCCATGGCGTCGATTCTGCTTGCGTTAGATGGTTGGCGTGGCAGCCGCTTGATTTTTTTGCTTCAAACAGGCTGCGTAAGTCGTTAAGCGGTAAACCATTTAGTGTACCGCAGGGGGCCAAGTGGCGTCTACGTGGGTTGAAAGGGCAAAAACCTCGTATTCCGACGCACTTTCCCTTAGAATTCGGACAGAAATCTCTCCGATAGGTTCATGCAGGCGGCCCAATGCCCAACGATTCGATCAATCCGTTCGCCTCACCGACGGCCTCCACCGATCCCGTCCTGCCCGAGCTAACCCTGGCCGATTTGCCGGAAGGCTGCCTTATGGCAACCGCTGATGCGAC comes from Bremerella cremea and encodes:
- a CDS encoding glycine--tRNA ligase: MEKLVSLCKRRGFMFQSSEIYGGVNGFWDYGPLGVELKRNIKDAWWRDMVTGHDDLAQLPGAPSAYEMTGLDCTIIMHPQVWKCSGHYDLFHDYMVDCRESKKRYRHDQIQGRWVEAKGKKIFATAGSDSESPEADIERQALKFFGMRSKNADELKWDGPLVSLTTVDDFEQVLGPDAKTLGTLTEPREFNLMFKTTLGALGGEADTAFLRPETAQGIFVNFKNVVDSSRVRVPFGIAQVGKSFRNEITPRNFTFRSREFEQMEIEFFCHPDSSSEWYTYWRERRFQWYQDMGLDKGKLILREHSPEELAHYSIGTADIEYAFPFLPEGEYGELEGIAHRGDFDLRSHMEGKLDPSTNPMTVELNADGKPKHRGSGKDLSYRDDISGERFVPHVIEPSAGADRAMLAFLCEAFTEDEAPDDKGNMQTRTVMKLHPRIAPIKAAIFPLVKKDGMPEMAQDIYRTLKKSWNVFYDEKGAVGRRYRRQDEAGTPFCITIDGESLQDQTVTIRHRDTLDQWRVKVDDLTEELRKQIG